The Aspergillus nidulans FGSC A4 chromosome VIII genome contains the following window.
TAGACCCGAACGGTAGAGCGCATTGACGGTACCATCTCTATCAATTCGCACATGACCAAGATGTCAATCCAAACAGCCTGGGAAGCCTGCAACAAAACAGACACTCTTTTTATCCTCGTCTGTTCTGTTTTCTGCTGGCTCATCATTCCAGCGGTCGGCCTCGCCTACTCTGGCTACTCAACTCGTTTCAACAGCCTTGCCTCGTTCTACCCCGGTCTTcttgctgtcgctgtctgTTCGGTACAATGGTGGATGATCGGATACTCCCTAGCATACAGCGAGGGCAATGCATTCATCGGCGGGCTCTCGAAAGCATTCCACATTGGCGTCCTCGCTGAACCCATTGGCACCATCCCTGAGATCCTCTTCTCGGAGTTTCAGCTCATCTTCTGTGCGACCGTCTGCGCTATCGCCATTGGTGGTGCTTGCGAACGTGGccgtcttctccctctcatcCCATTTATCTTCGTCAGTTGCGCACCCTTTCTATATAAAACACTGCTAACTGCCCCAGCTCTGGAGCACCTTCATCTACGCCCCCTTAGCGCACATGGTTTGGTCAGACAACGGCTTCCTCGCACAACTCGGCGCTCTCGACTTCGCCGGCGGCACCCCGGTGCACATCTGCAGCGGCGCCACTGCAACAGCAATGAGTATCTACCTCTCCTACCCCTTATTCCGCTCGCGGCGCTCCACGAAGCGCACACCCCAGCATCTCCGGCTGCACAAACCACACAACACCCTCTGCCAGCTCCTTGCGCTCATGATTATCTGGAATGCCTGGCTCGCTTTCGACGCGGGGACAACACTAGCCCTCAACTTCAAGAGCATCATGGCCGCCTGCGTGACAAATCTCTGCGCCGCTTCGGGTGCCCTTACCTGGGCTGGCCTGACGTATGCAGAAACTGGGAAGTTCAGTCTGGACAGTACGTTCCTCGGTGCTATCGCGGGTCTGGTTCTCATTACGCCGAGCGCGGGTTTTATCGATCTGAGTACGTCGGTCGCGTTTGGCGTGGTTGGTGCCGTTGCTGGGCGACAGGCGCTGCGGATTAAGTTCACCAAGGGTGCTGCCCTTCGACGCTGGGTCGATAACGGAGATACATTTGCGACACATTGTTTGGGTGGGCTGCTTGGGACGGTAGCGACGGGGCTTTTTGCGCAACGTGAGGTCGCCGCGTACGATGGAGTAACCATCATTGCCGGTGGATGTGTTTTTGATAGCAATTGGCGCCAGCTTGGGGTTCAGCTCGTGGAGGCGCTAATCGGGTTTACGTGGAGTTTTGTCGGAAGCTACGTGTTGTATGCTTTGGTAGATTGCGTACCTGGGTTGGAAGTTTTAGCTACGGATGAGTGAGTTTACACCTTCAACTTTGAGATGTGGACTAACGTGTCAGGGATATCATTCTCGGGATGGACGCATCACAGATGGGCGAGTCTTTGCACGAGGCACAGTGggctggcgaagaggacTACCACCCATTCCACGCTGAAATTCAACTTTGACCGAACCCGTGTTATGCCCCTATATATACACATACCAACATAGAATCAATCCAAGGTCTATGTCACGCCTAGTTGAAAACGACCGTTTTGTGTCCGTTCAACAAAACTCTGCGCTCAGCAAAATACTTgacagccgcagccaaaaCATTGCTCTCCACATTACTTCCGGCATGAGTCAACTCCTTCGGACTCAAGGCATGGTTCACGCGAACGACATTCTGTTCGATGATAGGACCCTCATCCAGATCGCTTGTGACGAAATGCGCCGTCGCACCGACAAGCTTCACACCGCGGTCATAAGCCTGGTGGTAGGGCTTAGCACCCTTGAAACTGGGCAGGAAACTGTGGTGGATATTGATAATTTTTCCAGACATAGCGTCGCACAGCGTCGGCGACAGAACCTGCATGTACCGAGCCAAGACGACCAATTCAATATCATACTCCTTGATGAGTTCGAGAATCCGGgtttcctgctgctgcttcgtGTCCGCCGTCACGGGGAGATGCATGAAGGGCACCTTGTACGTTGCCGCGAGGGTCTCGAAGTCCGGGTGGTTCGATACGATGAGTGGCACCTCGATCGCCAACTGGCCGGTGGACTGCCGGAAGAGCAGGTCATTGAGGCAGTGGCCGATCTTGGAGACCATGATCAGGACACGCGGCTTGTGGGCGGCggggaggagctggaaggaCATCGAGTGCGCGGTGGCGATCGGGGTGAAGGCTTCGCGGAGGGCCTCAAGGGAGGGGGCCGCAGCACCATCGCTGGCGCCAGTTGTATCGGGGCCGAAGTGCATGCGCATGAAGAAGCGGTGCGAGGTGGGATCGCCAAATTGCGAGGAGTCGATGATGTTCAGGTTGTGTTGGACGAGGAAACCGGTCACGGCGCTGACGATGCCGGGCCGGTCGGGGCAGGAGAGGGTGAGAATAAAGCtcatgttgaagaagaatgcTTTGAATCGAATTGAATCGCTTCTGGGCtctgttgaagatggagaggagagaagtGAAGCTGGAGTGAGGGGCGATTTGACTCACTGTAAAATCGCGGGAATCCCTACCGAATTCGGAGACTTTGAAACAGTCACGTGCAGAACTGTCCTGCTTGCGGTTGCTGAGTCATCGCTTGATAAGATCGATAAGAGCGAACATTCTAGGCCACAGCAGTCCGTACCAGCAATTCGTTATAAGGTTTAGTAGTTACCACGTAATCCGGGGCCTGGGCTGAGCCCTAGGGCTTGGGGCTAGGGTATGGACTCAGGGCTTTCTTTTAGGGCTCTATGTGAAGGTCCGAGGTTATGGTGCCACCCATGCTTGTGAGACTTCCCCGGTTCTTCACGCTTCAGTCTTCGGTATTCAGCCTCGAGCGAAGCCCAGACGGACGACTCACCGTGGAACGGGGTGCATTTCATCTGCAGATATAATCTAGGTCCCTGCTGCGGCCGCCTTCATCTGCAGGCTGATGGTTTCCCCGCATGGGCGAGGCATTCTCATTCGACCGCGTCTCGGGTATTGTTACCTTGAGTTGAGAGGTATCCTGCAGGTCATGCACGATATAGTATGCTcaatatattatatcatGTGGCTTTCTACTTCTCTACTTCTTTGGACTGCTCATTTGGTACTTCCAGAGAGTATACACGGAGTGCCTGTTTCGTCAAGGCGCCATTCATTCCGGCTTCTCCGTCATGTCTGAATGACTTCATGCAGTAACTGTTGCGGTAGACGGACCGGAGAGCCGTGTTGACAGTTCTGTTTTAGATGAACTCCAGTTATGGACGAGTATAAAAACCTCATCTGATTGCTCTGGAAGTCTGGAGAATCACCACCGCTCAAAGCTCAGGCACAATGGCATCTTCATTCCAGTTGTACAAAgctctcctctttttctcttctctgctttctgCAGTGCAAGCCCAGAAGGTCGGCACTCAGCAAGCTGAAGTGCACCCCGGCCTGACCTGGCAGACCTGCACGAGCTCCGGCAGCTGCACCACCGTCAACGGCGAGGTCACTATTGACGCAAACTGGCGCTGGCTGCACACCGTCAATGGGTACACCAACTGCTATACTGGCAACGAATGGGATAcctccatctgcaccagCAACGAGGTTTGCGCGGAACAATGCGCTGTCGACGGTGCTAACTATGCCTCCACATACGGCATCACCACATCCGGCAGCTCGCTGCGTCTGAACTTCGTCACGCAGtcgcagcagaagaatatCGGTTCCAGAGTCTATCTcatggatgacgaggatacATACACCATGTTCTACCTGCTCAACAAGGAATTCACTTTTGACGTCGACGTCTCCGAGCTCCCCTGCGGTCTCAACGGGGCGGTCTACTTTGTGTCTATGGACGCCGACGGCGGCAAATCCCGCTATGCCACCAACGAAGCCGGTGCCAAATACGGCACGGGATACTGCGACTCTCAGTGCCCGCGGGACCTCAAGTTCATCAACGGCGTCGCCAACGTCGAGGGCTGGGAATCCTCCGATACGAACCCCAACGGCGGCGTCGGCAATCACGGCTCCTGCTGCGCAGAGATGGATATCTGGGAGGCAAACAGCATTTCCACTGCTTTCACTCCCCATCCCTGCGATACCCCGGGCCAGACCCTCTGCACCGGTGACTCATGCGGTGGGACCTATAGCAACGACCGCTACGGCGGCACCTGCGACCCCGATGGCTGCGACTTTAACTCCTACCGTCAGGGGAACAAGACCTTCTACGGGCCAGGCCTGACAGTCGACACGAACAGCCCGGTCACAGTGGTGACCCAGTTCCTGACAGACGACAACACGGACACAGGCACCCTCTCGGAAATCAAACGCTTCTATGTCCAGAACGGCGTCGTCATCCCCAACTCCGAGTCGACCTACCCCGCTAATCCGGGTAACTCGATCACAACGGAGTTCTGCGAGTCGCAAAAGGAACTCTTCGGCGACGTCGATGTTTTCTCCGCCCACGGCGGCATGGCGGGCATGGGCGCCGCGTTGGAACAAGGCATGGTCCTTGTACTGTCCCTGTGGGACGACAACTACTCAAACATGCTCTGGCTCGACTCGAATTACCCCACGGACGCGGACCCGACTCAACCAGGTATCGCGCGCGGGACGTGCCCGACGGACTCGGGCGTTCCGTCTGAAGTCGAGGCCCAATATCCGAATGCGTATGTCGTGTACTCGAACATCAAGTTTGGTCCTATTGGAAGTACCTTTGGCAACGGTGGAGGCTCAGGGCCAACAACAACGGTGACGACGAGTACCGCTACTAGTACAACTAGCTCGGCGACGTCGACGGCTACCGGTCAGGCGCAGCACTGGGAGCAGTGTGGTGGGAATGGCTGGACTGGTCCGACGGTCTGCGCTAGCCCCTGGGCTTGCACAGTGGTGAACTCATGGTACTCGCAGTGTCTGTAAGTGGTGGGTCGTAAATGGGAGACGGGTACTGGGTGAGGTTGGTTGCAGAGGGTATTGGGGGATCCAAGCTGGGAGTGACAGAAAAGAATTGAGAGTATCTTCTCACTCAATGCATTacttcatctcctcagccATTTGTAGCACATAAATATTCACCTTCTTTCGAGTTTAACTCCAACTGAATTGAGTTCATCGTTGATAGAGCCAGCCCGGCCAGATGCAGAGCATAGTTCGCTTCGTGCTTTCGGTATGACAACCAAGAGGTAGCACCGCGACTATAAATCCTGGAATAATCCATGCACGGGCATAGAGTAACTATATTCCCACCAATCAGACCTCTCTTGGAATCGCGGCCCCtggcattttcagcacggTTGAACTGCGCTGATCCGGGCAGTTCCGGATCAGCTTAGGCCCGGTTCGTCCGTCTTGACCCTGCATAGTACGTCGGCATACGCGGTGGCTATGGAGTGTACGCATGACTTTCCTTGCATAGACTAAATCAGGATTGGCGTGCTTGTCCGCACCGTTACCAAAGTCGAAGCCTTGGACCGGCGTCTACATCCGCACCTTTTTGGGATAGGAAGGCAGCTAGTCAACGCCGGTACTCTTTCGTGGTCCGGGTGAATAGATGACTGCCAATGCAGGAAACCCTGCTCGTAACGCAGCTAGACCTGGCTGTTTCTCACGGCAAAGAAGCAATTTGTATTGTTGCCAACACAAGGACCAACTGTGTATGATTCTGGGGCTTTGGTCCATTTGTGCCATCTTAATGAGAGAAATACTCCAAATGAAAACCAGCTACCTGGTAAGTAAGGGCAAACACGGCTCTATACGTCAGGAACCGTTTGATGACGCTTGCTTGCATCCGCGAACCGTAGACCCTCGACGCCTTTCACGGGCAGCTTTGTATTAACCACTTCACCAATGCCGCAGACTCGAAGACGGATAAAATTTGTTCGCGCCTGCTTTGGCCTTGCATCAATTTCCTTACTGGTGGAATCGGCAGCTGTGTGACTGGATCCAGGCCGTGGCGTTCAGCCTCGAGAAGCTACTGCCCCTTTCGTGTGCCGATGCCGTGCAATGCAATATTCGTCTGCCGGGCCGATCCCAAAACCATCATGACCTGGGGCATGCAGTATGCGTTAACAGAAACAATTACCTCTCCGAGGCTATGTTGACTTTGCCATCTACAAGCTGGACTACCGAAGACGTCCTGCCTGTGGGCGAGACATAATGTAGAGACTGGTGAGGGGGCAAGAGGCCAAACCCAGTAAGAATTCTGAGACTGCAGCACGTTCAATGTATTGGTATTGCGGAGAAGATTGTGCAGAAGGTCGTTATTTGGGACGGTGGCCCAGCGGCGACCCTCGTTCACATCGTTGTCAAACCACCTCCTAGCCCTTGCCCACGCACGCTTCATTCAATGGGCTAGCTGGCCCCAAAGCTACGACTCGAGACCAGCTTAGCCAGAAACAGAATAACGTGAGCCACTGGGCGCTAGGCATTTTCACAAACAGGTTGTCGCAGAAGTCGACCATGTCCGACACCAATAACGAGGCCAATTTTTAGAATGTGCCGTCTCGCGTCGTTGCGCGATCGATTTCAAAAGCCCAGCTTAGGGACACAAAAGCGGGCTTTTGCCCTCCGTACGGAGAATGGCCAGCACCATTCGATCGTGCTCGGGGCTTCATCGGGAGGTACCTGCGCGCCTGGTAGGAGACGTGCCACAGGTCGTGCAGGTAGTCTTACAATCAGTCCACTTGTTCCCGACGCTGCAGTATCTGTCGGTGACGGTTGACGTCCTGTTGAAAGCCAGCGATCGCAGCTTGCTGAAGTTTCAAGCAGCGTCTCAGGAACTTGCTCCCAATCAGAGCAGGCATGGATTAAAGGCCTTGCTTCCCATTGTCTTCTGGCAAAGAGGCAAACAGGGACCAGCGTGGTGTTGCATACTGCAGCAATGATGGCTTGGCGTTCTGAAAACTAGGCATGCAGTGAGCTTGCATCGAAATGTCAGGAAAAGTACCAGAAGGCAGGCAATAACGGCCTTATACTGCTTAACAACTGCCTCCCTATCAAGGTCGCGGTCTAGGCTGCACTGCTGGATGAAAGTGTGTGGGTTGCCTGGGCAGTTAGTGGCCTAGGACAGCTATACTCATGGCACTTAGCTTTAGCCCCATAGTCCAATATGCCGTGATGCAACTACCAGCTGGCTCGCTCAAGACAACAAGATGGATCCATTCAAATTCTTGCAGTAAAACAAATGTCTACGATTTTGAGCGAATGTGCAACTTTCCGCTAGCCCAATGAAAGCCATTCAGCTGTCTGCATTCCTCACCTGAGGCGCTGCACATGGGCATGTCAGCACTGACAGATAcatgctctttctttctattTCAAGGTAAATGATTTATCTCTTTTCTCGTTCATTTTATTCTATTTTTATTCTAGTTTATTTACTTTGTTCTCCGGGTTGGTTTCTAGAATATTAATCCTTTCGCAACATTCATGAAAGCAGTTTCAGAACATGCTTGTCCTCAGTACTACTAAGAAATCAATATTACTAGTGAAAACGCATGATAGGCAACGTGGTAAACCAAAATTATTATTTTTGAGATTATCGATACAAGTTTTCCCTAAGATGATGTAAAGCTGTAATACATATTGCAAAGCATAGACCCAAGCAAACAACAGATCAAGAAACCGTTCAAGGAAGGACAGAAGGCGTGTAGCTCTGGTCCGGCGTGACAACATTGCCTCCTGCAAGCTGCTTGTCCGTGTACGCGGGCCAGATGATCTGGCGGGTACCCTCATTGACCACCGAGAGGGTGGTGAAGCCATTTTCCGCACCGAACTGGTCGCTCCAGCCAGAGGTGACGGTGTAAGCACCGCAATGCGCAGGGCCGCCGTTCGCCTGCGAGGCGGGCGTGCCCGTCACGACGTAGGTACAGTCGGTAGAGTCGGAGCCCGTGTCGATGCCGAAGGTCCAGGTGCATTTGGTGTCGGCGGTGTCGCAGACGCGCTTAAGGGAAGTAATGGTCCATTGAGTGTTGGCGACCATCATGGATTTGGCCGACGAGGGGGCAGCAAAGGCCGTcgaagagagggagagggtggCGAGGAGCAGGTTGAGCGAGAGCTTCATGGTTGCGGTGTTGACTGTTTGTCTTTGGGAGGGGTTTGCAGATGAGAGTAGTGTATGAAAGAGATATTGTATAGAAGAGGCTGGAGTGAAGACTGTTTGTTGTTTTAGGGCTGACGATGTTGGAATGAAGGGATATCCAGGTATTcgagctgggcgaggcagACGCCCGTATTTATGTGTTTCCGTGGACACCCTGCCTCCCTTTCTGCTCTCCAAAGCCAGAAAGAAGCAGAATCCTGATGACTTCAAAAGCCATCAAAGCTGTCAAGAATAGTAGTATGAAATTTGACAGCCAGTGGTCAGCCAATCGTGGTCGCAGCCGTTCTCCGCTTTGCGGAGAGGCTGACGGTACTAATTATGGGAACAGCCATTAACCGTTGGCCAGGTCTCAGCGAGTGAGACATCGGATCTCTCGGACCCTCGTCGCCTCCCATTGTCCAAGGTTCGTGGCTTTGTAGATCCCTCCATCAGCTGATTCCAGGCAGTAAGACCCTCGCACTCCTCTAACCAACTCCGGCGGCTCCCCGCACCCAGTGCTCCCAGCCCTGTGCCGGTACCCAACTTTCAGTCATTCAGGTTCTTGTCAAAGGTGACTGAGAGCAGGGGCCTCGGCGCCTCGGCTAGAGTGGCCCTATAAGACATACTTGGGACATGGCCTATCAGATAGTTACGATTCTGCATCTAGTGGGACACCCAGGCCCACCAATGCATCATAttgaagaagcagtgaaGTCAGGCACTCCAATGCCCGACACTCATACAGTAAACTTCAAAGAATAAATCACGCGTCTTTCAAGGAGGAAACTCGGATTCGAAGCACGCCCCGTCGTCCCACGGATCCCGAACCTTCAGCCACGATCCGAGCCAACCCAGTTGTACCAGCCAAGCTATTACAaccaaaaaaagaaacatcCAGTCCGTATCTGTTCATAATGAACAATTTTCAATGCTGCTAGTTCCAAGCCTCCTGTTCGACTGGAGACAAGTGGTCAAGCGCCCTGCGTGACTGGCGGAAGGCATATTGGCAGGACGGGTGGCTGACTCTGAACCTCAAGCAGAGCACATATCAGGTACTTACGGAACTCCTGGGCTTATTTACGCCATGCCGTTATGAGGCTGTCCTTAACACGTCTTGGTTGAAGCAGCAGACGCCGTTCTGTGGGTCTTTGTCGAGAGTAACAGTAATGGCATACGGCACCTCCCAGGCCCATATGATTtggtcagcagcaggctgacACTCATCATAGATAGCTTTCTTGGGTCGTTCCATCAGTGTAGATTAGTCAGTGAATGGGCGGTTCGAACTCTTCATAAATGGGATATTAATCCATCACGTCACATGACCATGACATGTTGAATTTGGCCACAATGAGGTCAATCCATCGCGGACCTCGCTaagcagctgaagaaaatGAGGAGCTGGGTCAAGAGAGGGTGTACTATGCCAATTTAGCTGGAGGGGAGGTGCGACGGAAGCCAACTATTAATGGTTTACTCGGGGAAGATCTCATATACACTCACCGATTATACATATCATTCTATACATATCATTCGCTTTAACTTTTATGTTTTGGATTAATGACCCTGATGTACCGTACTGGGTGTGGAGAAGGGAGGATCGGGCTCGCAGGTCACGGAGCGTAGGGGACGAGAGCGGCCTGGGTAGATGTTGCGTGAAGTTAGATACATCTCTGCTTCTGTCTTGGAGAAATTGTGAGAGTACTGAGCACTTCAAAGTTCGAGGAGGTGGGATATTGTACTGCCACTGGGGAGGGTGACTCTTTCAGGAGACCGGGATCTTGTAGGTAAATCGTGATATATTGATCAGGCACTGAAATATTTATCTATCAATAAGTGCCGATGTCAAGTGAATGCTATGCTGATATCTTACACTGTGTTGTATCCCAGCAAGGACTAAATGCGTGAACTACTCAGTTAGGGTTGGGGCTATATTGGTAGCTCGACAGATATGACACAATGTCAAGAGTAGGCAGCAAAACACACAGAGCGCCATTAAGGACGATAATCATTCTCGCAGTCCGAATCACAGTAGCGATCGCAGCAGGCTAGGGTCCATGACGGTACTCGCTTAGGATAAATACATCATCCTCGTATCGTCGATAAGGGATGGGCGTTGCTTCTTATGCACTGCCAAATACACCCGTGAGTGGGATCCTAGAAAAGTGAGAGTCATATTGGTGAAGGCCGCAACCCCAAGAAAAGGTATAAGCATATGAGCCAGGGGAGATGCGGCGAGCTGATGGCTACACATATCTACTATTTCTTCAGAGGACCTCTTGGGCAGCAGAAGCACTGAATTTAGGCGGTTGTAGAGAGcactgaagaagcagaaccaGTGTGGTAAGCTCCCTGTATCAATATTGCTGAGATAAGTGAAGAGTTTCCTACGCAGGATCTAGGATTCTTTATCTGACCAGTTTGTGCAGAGGGAGCTTGGAGGTGCAACTTGCTCGTTGAGGATGACCCATGCCGTACATGGATATTAATTCAGAGATCTAAACTGAATCGTTCTAAATGCGGATAATGGTACAGTGAGAATGTCAACAATCAGTATAATTAATTGGCAGGCTCATGACTTCTTTGACAATGGGACTGTGATGTGCAGCCGCCCTAAATCAAAGTCCGGTTAAAGTCATCATAGCTTATTCTTCCTTCTTACCCAAGTCACAACTGGTGTTCTCTCATAGTCTGGAAATCCTCAAGAACTACACGGCTCTTAGTTGAACTCGGTCAAGGTTGTCTCCAACTGCTATTTCTTCCGCTGGCAGGTACATCTGCCACTAGGTTAAGTACTTATTGCATATCTTGTAACAGATAAAATGATAGGCCGAAGTACTGGATAGGCTAGTTACTATTAGATACAGTTGCTGCTT
Protein-coding sequences here:
- a CDS encoding uncharacterized protein (transcript_id=CADANIAT00002196), translating into MKLSLNLLLATLSLSSTAFAAPSSAKSMMVANTQWTITSLKRVCDTADTKCTWTFGIDTGSDSTDCTYVVTGTPASQANGGPAHCGAYTVTSGWSDQFGAENGFTTLSVVNEGTRQIIWPAYTDKQLAGGNVVTPDQSYTPSVLP
- the cbhB gene encoding protein cbhB (transcript_id=CADANIAT00002195); amino-acid sequence: MASSFQLYKALLFFSSLLSAVQAQKVGTQQAEVHPGLTWQTCTSSGSCTTVNGEVTIDANWRWLHTVNGYTNCYTGNEWDTSICTSNEVCAEQCAVDGANYASTYGITTSGSSLRLNFVTQSQQKNIGSRVYLMDDEDTYTMFYLLNKEFTFDVDVSELPCGLNGAVYFVSMDADGGKSRYATNEAGAKYGTGYCDSQCPRDLKFINGVANVEGWESSDTNPNGGVGNHGSCCAEMDIWEANSISTAFTPHPCDTPGQTLCTGDSCGGTYSNDRYGGTCDPDGCDFNSYRQGNKTFYGPGLTVDTNSPVTVVTQFLTDDNTDTGTLSEIKRFYVQNGVVIPNSESTYPANPGNSITTEFCESQKELFGDVDVFSAHGGMAGMGAALEQGMVLVLSLWDDNYSNMLWLDSNYPTDADPTQPGIARGTCPTDSGVPSEVEAQYPNAYVVYSNIKFGPIGSTFGNGGGSGPTTTVTTSTATSTTSSATSTATGQAQHWEQCGGNGWTGPTVCASPWACTVVNSWYSQCL
- a CDS encoding formyltetrahydrofolate deformylase (transcript_id=CADANIAT00002194), with protein sequence MSFILTLSCPDRPGIVSAVTGFLVQHNLNIIDSSQFGDPTSHRFFMRMHFGPDTTGASDGAAAPSLEALREAFTPIATAHSMSFQLLPAAHKPRVLIMVSKIGHCLNDLLFRQSTGQLAIEVPLIVSNHPDFETLAATYKVPFMHLPVTADTKQQQETRILELIKEYDIELVVLARYMQVLSPTLCDAMSGKIINIHHSFLPSFKGAKPYHQAYDRGVKLVGATAHFVTSDLDEGPIIEQNVVRVNHALSPKELTHAGSNVESNVLAAAVKYFAERRVLLNGHKTVVFN
- a CDS encoding ammonium transporter (transcript_id=CADANIAT00002193; Similar to ammonium permease, but not normally active (Eurofung)), giving the protein MTKMSIQTAWEACNKTDTLFILVCSVFCWLIIPAVGLAYSGYSTRFNSLASFYPGLLAVAVCSVQWWMIGYSLAYSEGNAFIGGLSKAFHIGVLAEPIGTIPEILFSEFQLIFCATVCAIAIGGACERGRLLPLIPFIFLWSTFIYAPLAHMVWSDNGFLAQLGALDFAGGTPVHICSGATATAMSIYLSYPLFRSRRSTKRTPQHLRLHKPHNTLCQLLALMIIWNAWLAFDAGTTLALNFKSIMAACVTNLCAASGALTWAGLTYAETGKFSLDSTFLGAIAGLVLITPSAGFIDLSTSVAFGVVGAVAGRQALRIKFTKGAALRRWVDNGDTFATHCLGGLLGTVATGLFAQREVAAYDGVTIIAGGCVFDSNWRQLGVQLVEALIGFTWSFVGSYVLYALVDCVPGLEVLATDEDIILGMDASQMGESLHEAQWAGEEDYHPFHAEIQL